In Halobacteriovorax marinus SJ, the following proteins share a genomic window:
- a CDS encoding MBL fold metallo-hydrolase → MKLILFIFILSKAVSAQDYKLPILGSGFVKVYRLETGHNDSPEALVYARGKWGTTHRSTHNAFAFDHNGERYLIDTGFGEGIEKQFQKMPFWAKLLFRYEQTENIKEVQKQNPKGIFLTHLHWDHASALEEFLGSDVIVDKEEYKDAFSEGRPEHAFLSSQYDHSGINWKFIKWTKKKYGPFKKYYDVFSDGSVILLPLYGHTKGSIGVLVRVSSKERIFFVGDSVWHASQIYEKSHKMWLSSCLTDGSKEEVFEKIILMHNVWRENKDIKFAPSHHYEAIKFIPSLKL, encoded by the coding sequence GTGAAACTTATACTATTTATATTTATTCTTTCGAAGGCTGTTTCTGCTCAAGACTATAAATTGCCAATTCTTGGAAGCGGTTTTGTAAAAGTCTATAGGTTAGAGACTGGTCATAACGATAGTCCAGAGGCTTTAGTCTATGCAAGGGGAAAGTGGGGAACAACTCATAGATCAACCCATAATGCTTTTGCCTTTGATCATAATGGTGAAAGGTATTTAATTGATACTGGATTTGGTGAAGGTATTGAAAAGCAGTTTCAAAAAATGCCTTTCTGGGCAAAGCTACTCTTTAGATATGAGCAAACTGAAAATATTAAAGAAGTTCAAAAGCAAAATCCAAAAGGAATATTCTTAACTCATTTACATTGGGATCATGCAAGTGCATTGGAGGAATTTCTTGGCTCAGATGTTATTGTTGATAAAGAGGAGTATAAAGATGCCTTCTCTGAAGGAAGGCCTGAGCACGCTTTTTTAAGTTCTCAATATGACCACTCAGGAATTAATTGGAAATTTATCAAATGGACTAAGAAGAAATATGGACCATTTAAAAAGTATTACGATGTTTTTTCAGATGGCTCTGTTATCTTATTACCCCTTTATGGCCATACGAAAGGCTCTATTGGAGTTTTAGTTAGAGTTTCTTCAAAAGAGAGAATATTTTTTGTAGGGGATAGTGTATGGCATGCATCTCAAATTTATGAAAAATCTCATAAAATGTGGCTCTCTAGTTGTCTAACGGATGGGAGTAAAGAAGAAGTGTTCGAAAAAATAATACTTATGCACAATGTATGGAGGGAGAATAAAGATATTAAATTTGCTCCATCTCATCATTATGAGGCAATTAAATTTATACCTAGCCTAAAGTTGTAA
- a CDS encoding winged helix-turn-helix transcriptional regulator — MSLTKDQLDISTRNIYTALDIIGGKWKIKILGQIYFHKEMRFNNLLRSIPGISNKVLSQQLKELERDEIIKKQDRDNLIHYVLDTKGSSINPILTALCNWAGDNYY, encoded by the coding sequence ATGAGTCTCACTAAAGATCAGTTAGATATAAGTACAAGAAATATATATACGGCTTTAGATATTATTGGCGGTAAATGGAAAATTAAAATTCTTGGGCAAATATATTTTCATAAAGAGATGCGATTTAATAATTTACTTAGATCAATCCCTGGTATTTCCAACAAGGTTCTTAGCCAACAACTAAAGGAGCTTGAGAGAGATGAAATTATAAAGAAGCAAGATAGAGATAATCTAATTCATTATGTTCTAGATACAAAGGGAAGTAGTATTAATCCTATTTTAACAGCGCTTTGTAATTGGGCAGGAGATAATTACTATTAA
- a CDS encoding L-threonylcarbamoyladenylate synthase, translated as MIEYVVAQSPDDRVLKKASETLKDGGLVCYPTDTNWIIVCDPFNKKGLEKLYRVKNEGPLKHYSLICDTISHAGEVAYIHDSAFKMIRKKVPGHYTFIFEAKKKITRAVQANKSDKEVGVRFCPDSITQNLIEIHGDVLLSTNITADLLGLELGETFYSYQIEETFRGPLDMIIDPGEYEFVGESTIVDLSVEGEVEVIREGAGPWP; from the coding sequence ATGATTGAATATGTAGTGGCACAAAGCCCTGATGATAGAGTTTTAAAAAAAGCAAGCGAGACCCTAAAGGATGGAGGTCTTGTTTGCTATCCAACGGATACGAATTGGATCATCGTTTGTGATCCTTTCAATAAGAAAGGCTTGGAGAAACTCTACCGTGTAAAAAATGAAGGGCCATTAAAGCATTACAGCTTAATTTGTGACACAATTTCTCATGCAGGAGAAGTTGCTTATATCCATGACAGTGCTTTTAAGATGATTCGAAAAAAAGTTCCTGGTCACTACACTTTTATTTTTGAAGCTAAGAAGAAGATCACAAGAGCAGTTCAGGCAAATAAATCTGATAAAGAAGTTGGAGTTCGCTTTTGTCCTGATTCAATTACACAAAATTTAATCGAAATTCATGGCGATGTTCTTCTCTCTACTAATATAACTGCTGACCTACTTGGTCTAGAGTTAGGAGAGACATTCTACAGCTACCAAATTGAAGAAACTTTTAGAGGCCCTTTGGATATGATTATTGATCCAGGGGAGTATGAGTTTGTGGGCGAGTCAACTATTGTTGATCTAAGCGTAGAAGGCGAAGTTGAAGTCATCCGTGAGGGTGCAGGGCCTTGGCCATGA
- the hflC gene encoding protease modulator HflC, whose protein sequence is MKSKFIAPIVIILFITAVLAKSSLFILHEGRQAIITEFGKPVGEPKTEAGLHFKKPFVQEVRYVDKRILSWDGLPNQIPTKDKKFIKVDTTARYRIIDALKFIQTVRNKSGAKARLDTILDSATRNIISSHNLVESVRNTNAIIDKIKKEKAEIAEKIKNGENYVEEGVTGEIEKIYTGREQLSQLIVEKADQELRAFGIELIDVQLRRISYEQSVEKKVYERMISERQRIAQKIRSIGSGEKAKIEGRLQRDLRRIQSEAYRKAQKIRGEGDAKAAAIYSKAFNKGPKFYEFIKSMEVYQSSLKDKTNFIISSDSEFLKHLKGR, encoded by the coding sequence ATGAAAAGTAAATTTATCGCTCCAATTGTAATTATATTATTTATCACTGCTGTCTTGGCTAAGTCATCACTCTTTATCTTACATGAGGGAAGACAGGCCATTATCACTGAATTTGGAAAACCTGTAGGTGAGCCAAAGACAGAAGCAGGTCTACATTTTAAGAAACCTTTTGTACAAGAAGTTCGCTATGTAGATAAGAGAATCCTTTCTTGGGATGGGTTACCAAACCAAATACCTACAAAAGATAAGAAGTTTATCAAAGTGGATACTACCGCAAGATATAGAATTATTGATGCGCTAAAATTTATCCAAACAGTGAGAAATAAGTCTGGTGCTAAGGCAAGACTTGATACAATCCTCGATTCTGCAACTAGAAATATTATTTCTTCTCACAACTTAGTTGAGTCTGTTCGAAATACAAACGCGATTATCGATAAGATCAAAAAAGAGAAAGCCGAAATTGCTGAGAAAATTAAAAATGGTGAAAACTATGTTGAAGAGGGTGTTACTGGGGAAATCGAGAAGATTTATACTGGTCGTGAGCAGCTTAGTCAGCTAATCGTTGAAAAAGCAGATCAAGAGCTGAGAGCTTTTGGAATCGAGCTTATTGATGTTCAACTTAGAAGGATTTCTTATGAGCAATCTGTTGAGAAGAAAGTTTATGAGAGAATGATCTCTGAGAGACAAAGAATTGCTCAGAAAATTAGATCAATTGGTTCTGGTGAAAAAGCTAAAATTGAAGGTCGCCTACAAAGAGATCTTAGAAGGATTCAATCAGAAGCATATAGAAAAGCTCAAAAAATTAGAGGTGAAGGTGATGCGAAAGCGGCAGCAATTTACTCTAAGGCCTTTAATAAGGGTCCTAAATTCTATGAGTTTATAAAGTCTATGGAAGTATATCAGTCTTCATTGAAAGATAAGACGAACTTCATCATCTCTTCGGACTCTGAGTTTCTAAAGCATCTTAAAGGTAGATAA